Part of the Fibrobacter sp. UWR2 genome is shown below.
AAATCTACACAGAACGCAGGGTGTATCCGTACGTAAAGTTGAAAGACTTGCGCTTGGATTTACTGCCGATGATACGGATTCTAGCCAAGAACAACGCTGGCGGTAGCCACCTTTGGGAAAAACTTTCGAACAGGGATTTGTTGAAAAGTGCAGGGCTTTATGCCGAGGATCATGTTACCGGCAAAAATGGGTTCAATCTTGCCGCGGTGATGCTTCTTGGTCGCGACGAGGTTATTCGCGATATTTGTCCTGCTTACCAGACTGACGCTCTTGTCCGCAAGGTGAATGTTGATCGTTATGACGACCGTTTGACGGTAGTTACGAACTTGGTCGAAAGTTTTGAACAGCTTTTTAAATTCGCGGCGTTGCACCTGCCCGATAAATTCTATGTGGAAGGGGCCGAACGCAAATCTCTTCGGAATATTGTGGCTCGTGAAATGTTGGTAAACACACTGATGCATCGGGAGTATTCAAGTTCGTATCAGGCGAAGTTTGTGATAGAACAGGACAGAATGTATGTGGAAAATGCGAACAGGGCTCGGTTCAACGGTCCGATAACGCTGAGGAATCTTGAGCCGTTCCCGAAGAATCCGCTTATCGCGAGTTTTTTCCGCAATATCGGCTATTCGGAAAAGCTCGGTTCTGGAGCCCGGAAAATGTTCAAGTACGGGAGGCTTTATTCCGGTGTTGAACCTGAGTTTTTTGAAGATGATGTTTTCCGTATCATTCAACCGCTGAACGAAAATTATTCGTTTGATGCGGAAAATGAGGCTGGTGGTCAGAAAACTACAGAAAGAACTACAGATAGGACTACAGATAGGACTGCAGATAGGATTGTTCACGCCATAAAGGACAACCCTTATGTAACTTCGTCTGAATTGTCAGAAATCTGTGGAATAACCATTGATGGTATAAATTGGCAGTTGAAAAATCTCAAAAGCTCCGGCGTAATCGCCAGGATTGGAGGCAAACGCTTTGGCCATTGGGAGGTGTGCGACGAAATCAACGCCGAAATCGCCGCAGCCCGGAACGGGAAATAACGCGCAGGCGTTGACTTCCTGCAGGTCTCTTCAGATTTTTCTACATTTGGGCACGCTATGAAGAATTTGCGGTCCATATTGATGCCGCTGGCGATTGTTCTCGGGATTTTGCTCCCGCAGGCGCACGTGCTTTCGCCCATGATGCCCTTTCTTATCGGCTCGATGATGTTCCTGACGTTTGTCACGAAGATCCCGCCGCAGACTCACGGCTACACGTTCAAGATCGAGGCCCGCGCGTTTGTCGCAAGCCTTGTGCTGATTGCCGCCCTGTGGGGTATCGTGGAACTGTTCGGGCTCCCGCGCGAGGTGCTGCTGGGCGGTGCCATCATCGCGCTGTGCCCGCCGGCGAATGCCGCCCCCGCGATGGCCAAGATGCTCGGTGGTTCGGCGTCGCTTGCCCTCAAGATATTCCTGAGCGGGAACCTGCTCGCGTGCTTTTCCATCCCCGTCATTTTCGGGTACCTTACCGGCGCCGATGCGAGCCTCTCCGAAATCGCGATGAAGATTTTCAATACCATCCAGCCCATCATCAGCATACCGCTCGCGTTTGCGCTGGGCCTGCGCGCGTTTTACCCGGAGCTTGCCGACCGCGCCGCGAAATTCCAGAAGTACACGATGTTCATCTGGACGTTCTCGGTGTTCGTCATCATTTCGAAGGCGAGTTTCGATATCCGCGAGATGGGATTCATGGACCTGTGGAACAGCGGCAAGCTCCCGATGATGGCGGGGGTGTCGCTGGTGCTGTGCATTCTGCTCTTCTGGCTCGGGTGGTTCTGCGAACGCAAGCGCCGCCCTATCGAGGGGTCGCAGAGCATGGGGCAGAAGAACACGACGCTTGTCATCTGGGTTTCTACTTTGTACGCAGGCCCGGTGGTGGCGCTCGCCCCGACCTGTTACGTTATCTGGCAGAATCTGGTGCTCACCTGGATGAGCCGTGAAAAGACCCGCGAACGGATGCTCCGCGGCCAAGAAAAGAAAAATCCCTAGTTTACGGGCTCCCCGCTGTGTTCTAGGAATACGGCTGTGTTCTAAGAACACTTGTTTTGTGTTCTAAAATGCAAAAATTTTCTAGAAAATATAAAAAATGTAAAATTTAGCATAAAAACGCCATTTTTGTGCTCTATACCGTTGTTTTTGATTGTGAATAAATTATATTTGGAGTGATGAAGGCGATTGTAGAATACACTGATTATCGCAAGTTCATTCGTGACTACTACGAAGAACGCAAGCGTTGCTCGGCATTTACCTGGCGCGAGTTCGCCCGGAATGTCGGCTTTTCGTCGGCGGTCTACCTGAAGTATGTCTGTGAGGGGAAAAAGAACCTGAGCGTGTCTGCTGCAGGTTCTGTTGCTAGCGCCATGGGCCTCGTAGGGTTCGATTACGAATATTTTGTGCTCATGGTCTCGTATGCGCACGCGAAGAACGACAAGGCGAAAAGGGCCGCGTTCGAGCAGCGTTGTGCGCTTGCGATGGCGCACAAGGTGCGCGTCTTGGGGAACGAGGAATTCGACTATTTCAAGTCGTGGAGAAACCCGGTGATCCGTGAACTGGCTTCGCACATGCCTGGCGCGAAGCCGCTCGATATCGCGCGTGCCTGCAAGCAGAAGATTTCCGCGGCAGAGGTTTCAGAGACGCTCGATTTTCTGGTAAAGGCGAAACTCTTGAAGAAGGACGAGAGCGGTAGCTACCAGCAGACGGACAAGGCTATTTCCATGGGGAAGGTAGATGCAGTTCCGGTGGCGGCACGCGAGATGCAGCGGCAAATGGGGGAGTTTGCTGTGGCTGCATTGGACTTGCCGCTATCGGAACGCGATATGTCGGGTATTACCCTGGGACTGACGCACCGCGCCTACGAGCGCATAAAGAACGAGCTTGCGGACTGCCGCAGGCGTATCATGGCGATTGCTGTAGAGGACGACGATACGGAACAGGTGTATCGACTAAACATGCAGCTGTTCCCGATGAGCGAAAACATTAAGGACTACGGTCGTTTGAATAAGGGTGAAACGGATGAGAACCAAGTTGTGTAAGTGTGCCGGTGCTGTGTCGCCGCTTTTGTTGTTGCCCATGGCCATCATGGTATTCTTGGCTATCGGATGCTCCGACAAGGAAGTGGCTGGCGGCGCCTCGGAAGATGCGGGCATTGTCGCCGATATATCGGGCGTGTTCCAGAAGGGCCCGTTTGTCGAGGGTACGCCCGTGAAGGTGCGTGGCATTAACTGCAAGACTCTCGAGCCGACGGGCGAGATTGCCGAGGGCGAGATTGCGAACAGCAAGGGCGAATTCAATTTCGTGAAACTTAGTTTGTCTACATCGTGCGCCATATTTGAGGTTTCGGGGTACTACCTCAACGAGGTTACGGGCATGCAGACATCCGACATGTTCACGCTCCGCGCGATGACAAGGCTTACCGACCGCAGCAGCGTGAACGTGAACCTGTTTACGCACATGGAATACGAGCGCGTGATGCACCTGGTGGCCGTTAAGGGCATGGCCTTTACAGAGGCTAAGGAAAAGGCCGAGAAGGAGGTCTTGTCTACGTTTGGTATCGAGGGCGAGTTCGATGAGTTCGAGGACATGAACATATTCGAACCGGGCGACGGCAATGCGGCACTGCTTGCAGTGAGCGTGATGATGCAGGCCGATGCCGATGTCGCAGGGCTCTCGGAACGCCTGGACAAGTTCGACGAAGGATTTGCCGCGACCGGCGTGTGGAACGACGACGTGAAGGCGGATCTTGCCGAATGGGCTTCTGCCGCGCAGTACAACGGCAACCTCGAAGAAATCCGCAGCAATATCGAGAGCTGGAACCTTGCCGAAGAGCTGCCCGCGTTCGAGACGTTTGTGGAGAAGTTCGAGGAAAGTTACGAGAACAGCTCCGGAGTGCTGGGCGCATTTGATATCGACTGGAGCCGCCCTAGGGAGGCATACTTGAACCCCGACGTGGTGTACGATTCCATTGTCGACGAGCGCGATGGCCAGGTCTACAAGACCGTAAAGATTGGCGACCAGGTCTGGATGGCGCAGAACCTGAACTATGCCGACAGCGTGAGCACGCCGAGCCTGCTGGGGAGAACGCAGTGCTACGAAGACAAGCCCGAGCACTGCGAGGTGGCGGGCCGTAACTACACGTTTGCTGCGGCTATCGACTC
Proteins encoded:
- a CDS encoding RNA-binding domain-containing protein; this encodes MNLAKFENALKIGETAAIEFKRAGGTIEMDTFETVCSFSNRFGGDIYLGVLDNGTVVGVPENAAQPMVKNFISAIGNPDLFSPTLYLEPEIFKYRKKTLIHIHVPSSGEVHSFKKRIYDRVDEADVKVTATAKIAQMYIRKQEIYTERRVYPYVKLKDLRLDLLPMIRILAKNNAGGSHLWEKLSNRDLLKSAGLYAEDHVTGKNGFNLAAVMLLGRDEVIRDICPAYQTDALVRKVNVDRYDDRLTVVTNLVESFEQLFKFAALHLPDKFYVEGAERKSLRNIVAREMLVNTLMHREYSSSYQAKFVIEQDRMYVENANRARFNGPITLRNLEPFPKNPLIASFFRNIGYSEKLGSGARKMFKYGRLYSGVEPEFFEDDVFRIIQPLNENYSFDAENEAGGQKTTERTTDRTTDRTADRIVHAIKDNPYVTSSELSEICGITIDGINWQLKNLKSSGVIARIGGKRFGHWEVCDEINAEIAAARNGK
- a CDS encoding TIGR02147 family protein — its product is MKAIVEYTDYRKFIRDYYEERKRCSAFTWREFARNVGFSSAVYLKYVCEGKKNLSVSAAGSVASAMGLVGFDYEYFVLMVSYAHAKNDKAKRAAFEQRCALAMAHKVRVLGNEEFDYFKSWRNPVIRELASHMPGAKPLDIARACKQKISAAEVSETLDFLVKAKLLKKDESGSYQQTDKAISMGKVDAVPVAAREMQRQMGEFAVAALDLPLSERDMSGITLGLTHRAYERIKNELADCRRRIMAIAVEDDDTEQVYRLNMQLFPMSENIKDYGRLNKGETDENQVV
- a CDS encoding fibrobacter succinogenes major paralogous domain-containing protein; this encodes MRTKLCKCAGAVSPLLLLPMAIMVFLAIGCSDKEVAGGASEDAGIVADISGVFQKGPFVEGTPVKVRGINCKTLEPTGEIAEGEIANSKGEFNFVKLSLSTSCAIFEVSGYYLNEVTGMQTSDMFTLRAMTRLTDRSSVNVNLFTHMEYERVMHLVAVKGMAFTEAKEKAEKEVLSTFGIEGEFDEFEDMNIFEPGDGNAALLAVSVMMQADADVAGLSERLDKFDEGFAATGVWNDDVKADLAEWASAAQYNGNLEEIRSNIESWNLAEELPAFETFVEKFEESYENSSGVLGAFDIDWSRPREAYLNPDVVYDSIVDERDGQVYKTVKIGDQVWMAQNLNYADSVSTPSLLGRTQCYEDKPEHCEVAGRNYTFAAAIDSVRLANDVDNPRNCGFERTCSLTGEQGICPSGWHLPDSTEWRTLLTTAGASTKLMSKVGWYWEDASDDFGFSAFPAGNIYRGDAFTYADTRSASFFMLAEDTEDNRLSYYMDLFGSSPNVAGSFKDNGNAIRCVKD